The following proteins come from a genomic window of Shewanella halifaxensis HAW-EB4:
- a CDS encoding DksA/TraR family C4-type zinc finger protein: MAGGWSRDGAVQDQIDSSVEDAVATARSRLVGGVSLLHCEECGEEIPEARRIAVPGVRLCIHCQNELDSTQAKQHLFNRRGSKDSQLR; encoded by the coding sequence ATGGCAGGTGGATGGTCAAGAGACGGTGCGGTGCAAGATCAAATCGACAGCAGTGTTGAAGATGCAGTCGCAACCGCGAGAAGTAGGCTTGTTGGCGGGGTTAGCTTGTTACATTGTGAAGAGTGTGGTGAGGAGATCCCCGAGGCTAGGCGTATTGCCGTACCCGGTGTTCGACTCTGTATTCATTGTCAAAATGAACTCGATAGCACTCAGGCAAAGCAGCATCTGTTTAATCGCCGAGGCAGTAAGGATAGCCAGCTACGTTAA